A single genomic interval of Sphaerodactylus townsendi isolate TG3544 linkage group LG08, MPM_Stown_v2.3, whole genome shotgun sequence harbors:
- the LOC125437895 gene encoding solute carrier family 12 member 9-like, producing the protein MRPNTVALGFFDDTPPQDCLSQHPAFSDSKDAAWLNFPPVWVSESRKRLSPREYVAVIADAVKMQRNVLLARSFHDLKLPQELGWRAQPLIDVWPINLLRPDSGRYVDTCSLFLLQMACILAMTRAWRRARLRLFLCVESGTRPRSQEDKLQQLLKDLRIVAHIHTVPWDNVVALHWHSRKEATNESGLNFPGNVACVSDDYLGAVNRLIREQNSAPTVRFLYLPRPPADTSLYQRYLEQLEVLTRGLGPTLLVHGVSAVTSTEL; encoded by the coding sequence ATGCGGCCCAACACCGTAGCTCTGGGTTTCTTTGACGACACACCGCCACAGGACTGCCTGTCCCAACACCCTGCCTTTAGTGACAGCAAGGATGCCGCGTGGCTCAATTTCCCACCCGTGTGGGTTTCGGAAAGCCGCAAGCGCCTGTCCCCCCGCGAGTACGTGGCCGTCATCGCAGACGCCGTGAAGATGCAACGCAACGTGCTGCTGGCGCGCTCCTTCCATGACCTGAAGCTGCCGCAGGAGCTCGGGTGGCGGGCCCAACCCCTCATCGACGTCTGGCCCATCAACCTGCTGCGGCCGGACAGCGGGCGCTATGTGGACACCTGCAGCCTCTTCCTGCTCCAGATGGCTTGCATCCTGGCCATGACCCGCGCCTGGCGCCGGGCCCGCTTGCGGCTCTTCCTCTGCGTGGAGAGCGGCACCCGCCCCCGCAGCCAGGAGGACAAGCTGCAGCAGCTCCTGAAGGACCTGCGCATCGTGGCCCACATCCACACGGTGCCGTGGGACAACGTGGTGGCCCTCCACTGGCACAGCCGAAAGGAGGCCACGAACGAGAGCGGCCTCAACTTCCCCGGCAACGTCGCTTGCGTCTCGGACGACTACCTGGGCGCCGTCAATCGGCTGATTCGCGAGCAGAACTCGGCTCCCACCGTCCGCTTTCTCTACCTGCCCCGGCCCCCTGCCGATACCAGCCTTTACCAGCGGTACCTGGAACAATTGGAGGTGCTCACCCGTGGACTGGGCCCCACCCTCTTGGTGCACGGGGTGAGCGCCGTCACCAGCACAGAACTGTAG